The Hymenobacter sp. GOD-10R genome includes a window with the following:
- a CDS encoding DUF502 domain-containing protein, protein MRKFFNYFLNGFLIVAPISLTMYILYASISWLDALFRFNGMPPGLGLLSAIVVLTVVGYIAKSFMVRPFLVITERILHRTPLVSIIYSSLKDLFDAFVGDNQKFNCPVLVQLNATDKVFKLGFVTQDHMASINREQLLAVYFPHSYNFSGELVLVPKENVTYLELPSSEVMKFIVSGGVSRLS, encoded by the coding sequence ATGCGCAAGTTTTTCAATTACTTCCTCAACGGCTTTCTGATCGTGGCGCCTATCAGCCTCACGATGTACATTCTTTATGCGAGCATCAGTTGGCTCGATGCGCTATTTCGGTTCAATGGGATGCCGCCGGGCCTAGGCCTGCTCTCGGCCATCGTGGTGCTGACGGTGGTCGGCTACATTGCGAAGTCCTTCATGGTGCGGCCGTTTCTGGTGATCACCGAGCGTATTCTGCATCGCACGCCATTGGTTAGTATCATTTACTCCAGTCTAAAGGATCTATTTGATGCCTTCGTGGGTGACAACCAGAAGTTTAATTGCCCGGTGCTAGTGCAGCTTAACGCTACGGACAAGGTGTTCAAGCTAGGGTTTGTCACGCAGGACCACATGGCGTCTATCAACCGCGAGCAACTGCTGGCTGTGTACTTTCCCCACTCTTATAACTTCTCCGGCGAGCTGGTGCTGGTGCCCAAAGAAAACGTGACGTACCTGGAGCTGCCGAGCAGCGAGGTGATGAAGTTTATTGTGTCGGGTGGTGTATCGCGGTTAAGCTGA
- the ade gene encoding adenine deaminase, with amino-acid sequence MSADFSLRANVINLFTNTITPGTVHVAEGKIQRIEPSEAPSPDPALPYALPGFVDAHVHVESSLLVPAEFARLAVAHGTVATVSDPHEIGNVLGVAGVEYMLESGGTVPFKFCFGAPSCVPATPFETAGATITAADIEQLFQNPAVGYLAEMMNWPGVLHRDPLVMEKIALAQRYNRPVDGHAPGLRGDDARQYASAGISTDHECFTAEEALDKLAVGMKILIREGSAARNFEALIDLLPEHYENMMFCSDDKHPDTLVLGHIDQLVQRAVARGQDVLKVLRVACLNPLEHYKLPVGLLREGDAADFIVVNNLQEFRVQQTYINGELVAENGQTRIPAAPVAVVNNFHTELVKAQGFQLLAPTDAATVRVIECFDGQLITARHDLAATVNNGLVVPDVANDILKLTVVNRYTSAPPAVAFIKGFGLRRGALASSVGHDSHNITAVGCDDESLARAVNLVIEAKGGLAAVGENGEELLLPLPVAGLMSDQDGYTVAGAYSAVDALAKKLGSPLGAPFMTLSFMALLVIPSLKLSDKGLFDGEAFQFVEAVV; translated from the coding sequence ATGTCCGCTGACTTCTCTCTTCGTGCCAACGTTATCAACCTATTTACCAACACCATAACGCCGGGTACCGTTCATGTGGCGGAAGGTAAGATTCAGCGAATTGAGCCATCTGAGGCACCTAGCCCCGATCCGGCGTTACCGTATGCACTGCCGGGCTTCGTGGATGCGCATGTGCATGTGGAGAGCTCCTTATTAGTGCCAGCCGAGTTTGCCAGGCTAGCCGTAGCGCATGGCACAGTAGCCACTGTATCGGACCCGCACGAAATCGGCAATGTGCTCGGCGTAGCGGGCGTGGAGTATATGTTAGAAAGTGGCGGCACGGTTCCCTTCAAGTTTTGCTTCGGGGCGCCCTCGTGCGTGCCCGCTACGCCTTTTGAAACGGCCGGCGCCACCATCACTGCCGCCGATATTGAGCAACTTTTTCAAAATCCGGCCGTGGGTTATCTGGCTGAGATGATGAACTGGCCCGGCGTGCTGCACCGCGACCCGCTGGTGATGGAGAAAATAGCATTGGCACAGCGCTATAATCGCCCCGTAGATGGTCACGCGCCTGGCCTGCGCGGCGACGACGCCCGACAGTATGCCAGTGCTGGCATTAGCACCGACCACGAGTGCTTCACCGCGGAAGAGGCTCTCGACAAGCTAGCGGTGGGCATGAAGATCCTGATTCGCGAAGGCTCGGCGGCCCGCAACTTTGAGGCGCTGATTGACCTGCTGCCGGAGCACTACGAGAACATGATGTTCTGCTCCGACGATAAGCACCCCGATACGCTCGTGCTAGGTCACATAGATCAGCTGGTACAACGGGCCGTGGCTCGCGGCCAGGATGTATTAAAGGTGCTGCGCGTAGCCTGCCTAAACCCATTAGAGCATTATAAACTGCCTGTAGGCTTGCTGCGCGAAGGAGACGCGGCAGACTTTATTGTAGTCAATAACTTACAGGAGTTCCGGGTTCAGCAGACGTATATCAATGGCGAGCTGGTAGCCGAAAACGGTCAAACGCGCATTCCAGCTGCGCCAGTGGCTGTCGTTAATAACTTCCATACTGAACTTGTAAAAGCCCAGGGTTTTCAATTACTCGCTCCTACTGATGCGGCGACAGTTCGTGTTATTGAATGCTTCGATGGGCAACTCATCACCGCTCGCCACGACCTAGCTGCTACAGTAAACAACGGTCTTGTAGTACCCGATGTAGCGAATGACATATTGAAGCTGACGGTCGTCAATCGATATACTTCCGCTCCGCCGGCTGTAGCTTTCATCAAAGGCTTCGGCTTGCGGCGTGGCGCCCTGGCTTCTAGCGTCGGCCACGACTCGCACAATATTACTGCCGTCGGCTGCGATGACGAGAGCCTAGCCCGCGCCGTGAACCTGGTCATTGAAGCAAAAGGCGGCCTAGCGGCTGTTGGCGAAAACGGTGAGGAATTGCTATTGCCCCTGCCAGTAGCAGGACTCATGTCGGACCAAGATGGCTACACGGTAGCTGGAGCCTACTCAGCCGTCGATGCGCTGGCAAAAAAGCTAGGTAGTCCGCTTGGCGCGCCGTTCATGACGCTCTCGTTCATGGCCTTGCTCGTTATTCCAAGCTTGAAACTCAGCGACAAAGGCCTATTCGATGGCGAAGCCTTCCAATTTGTAGAGGCTGTCGTGTAA
- a CDS encoding 4-hydroxy-3-methylbut-2-enyl diphosphate reductase translates to MNVTIDKNSGYCFGVEFAIQMAEDELAHEETLYCLGDIVHNRMEVERLYQQGLRIIDREQLAELHDCKVLIRAHGEPPETYALALRNNLELIDASCPVVLKLQNRVKHAYDASKRQNGQIVIYGQPGHAEVTGLTGQTGNRALIVMTEADLDQIDFARPVTLFSQTTKSTAGFYRMKQLIEERIALAGGELDSFDANDSICRQVSNREPALAKFALQHDVVVFVSGRKSSNGKALFSVVNKTNSRSYFVENEQDLDDEWFHGVESVGICGATSTPMWLMQRVADRIEQVAVGV, encoded by the coding sequence ATGAACGTTACCATAGATAAGAATTCCGGCTACTGCTTCGGCGTCGAGTTTGCCATTCAGATGGCCGAAGACGAACTGGCGCACGAAGAGACTTTGTATTGTCTCGGCGATATTGTGCACAACCGCATGGAGGTAGAACGCCTCTATCAACAAGGCCTGCGCATTATCGACCGAGAACAGCTGGCCGAACTCCACGATTGTAAAGTGCTCATCCGGGCTCATGGCGAGCCGCCGGAAACCTACGCGCTAGCACTACGCAATAATCTGGAACTCATTGATGCTTCGTGCCCGGTAGTGCTCAAGTTGCAGAACCGCGTGAAACACGCCTATGACGCATCCAAGCGCCAGAACGGCCAGATTGTCATTTATGGTCAGCCTGGCCACGCGGAAGTAACGGGCCTTACGGGCCAGACGGGCAACCGCGCCCTCATCGTGATGACCGAAGCTGACCTCGACCAGATCGATTTTGCGCGGCCCGTTACGCTCTTCAGCCAAACGACCAAAAGCACGGCTGGCTTCTACCGCATGAAGCAGCTTATCGAGGAGCGCATTGCGCTAGCTGGCGGCGAGCTAGACTCGTTCGATGCCAACGACAGCATTTGCCGCCAGGTAAGCAACCGCGAGCCTGCCTTGGCTAAGTTCGCTTTGCAACACGATGTGGTTGTATTCGTGAGTGGCCGCAAGAGCTCGAATGGCAAGGCCTTGTTCAGCGTGGTGAATAAGACCAATTCCCGTAGCTACTTCGTGGAGAACGAGCAGGATCTAGACGACGAGTGGTTCCACGGCGTCGAATCGGTGGGCATTTGCGGCGCAACCAGCACGCCCATGTGGCTGATGCAGCGCGTGGCCGACCGCATCGAGCAAGTCGCTGTAGGTGTCTGA
- the cmk gene encoding (d)CMP kinase codes for MQKLVIAIDGYSSCGKSTTAKAVAAALGYAYIDTGAMYRAVTLYLLENKIAFDDLPRIEQALHDMHISFKHNRRSGRNELCLDGQVREDEIRQMYISNNVSEVSVIPAVRHAMVRQQQRMGRKRGIVMDGRDIGTTVFPDAEVKVFMTADTHTRALRRQEELADKGEQVELDAIIENLTKRDYIDSTRAESPLRRAADAVLLDTTHITIDEQVDFVLERVSAALFSRAMLAQSQGN; via the coding sequence ATGCAGAAACTTGTCATTGCCATCGACGGCTATTCTTCCTGCGGAAAAAGTACTACGGCCAAAGCTGTAGCCGCCGCGTTGGGCTACGCCTATATTGACACTGGTGCCATGTATCGCGCCGTGACGCTGTACTTGCTCGAAAACAAAATTGCTTTCGATGATCTGCCCCGCATCGAGCAAGCGCTGCACGACATGCACATCAGCTTCAAGCACAACCGCCGCTCGGGCCGCAATGAGCTGTGCCTTGATGGGCAGGTGCGTGAGGATGAAATCCGGCAGATGTACATCTCCAATAATGTGAGCGAAGTGTCGGTTATTCCGGCTGTGCGCCACGCCATGGTGCGGCAGCAGCAGCGCATGGGCCGCAAGCGCGGCATCGTGATGGATGGGCGCGACATTGGCACCACCGTCTTCCCCGACGCCGAAGTGAAGGTGTTTATGACGGCCGACACCCACACCCGCGCCTTGCGCCGACAGGAGGAGTTGGCAGACAAGGGAGAGCAGGTGGAGTTGGATGCCATTATCGAAAACCTCACCAAGCGTGACTATATTGACTCGACCCGCGCCGAAAGCCCCCTACGCCGGGCCGCCGATGCTGTGCTGCTCGACACCACGCACATCACCATTGATGAGCAAGTAGATTTTGTGTTGGAGCGGGTATCGGCCGCTTTGTTTTCGCGGGCTATGTTGGCGCAGTCGCAGGGGAATTAA
- a CDS encoding HAD family hydrolase, which translates to MSTSSRITTVLFDLDDTLFDHAGTARAALAASTSGLPFASEIVLDELYNRYSELLEEMHPQVLAGRYSYLDARRIRFQRLLAPYNALTTETEADEFAQFHYTHYRNLRQPIVGALALLEALKPHYRIGIVTNNRTTEQEDKLDYLGMTHLVDALITSEDVGVLKPDPRIFAAALQRLNAEAAATVMVGDNWTADVLGALAVGIRPVWLNRFGAVRLLPDVEEITGFEPLADVVRKIVGAMPEAARV; encoded by the coding sequence ATGTCTACATCATCTCGCATAACTACCGTCCTCTTCGACCTCGACGACACGCTCTTCGATCATGCGGGTACCGCACGGGCGGCACTGGCGGCCAGCACGAGTGGGTTGCCATTCGCCAGCGAAATTGTGCTGGATGAGCTGTACAACCGCTATAGCGAACTGCTGGAAGAAATGCACCCGCAGGTGCTCGCCGGCCGCTACAGCTACTTAGATGCGCGGCGCATACGGTTCCAGCGTTTGCTCGCTCCTTATAATGCGCTAACAACCGAAACCGAAGCCGACGAGTTTGCGCAGTTTCACTACACGCACTATCGCAATTTGCGGCAGCCAATCGTGGGCGCCTTGGCGCTGCTGGAAGCGTTGAAGCCGCACTACCGCATTGGTATCGTGACCAACAACCGCACCACCGAGCAGGAAGACAAGCTGGACTACCTAGGTATGACGCACTTGGTTGATGCCCTGATTACCTCGGAAGATGTAGGCGTCCTCAAACCCGATCCGCGCATCTTTGCAGCAGCTTTGCAGCGCCTGAACGCGGAAGCCGCTGCAACAGTGATGGTGGGCGACAACTGGACTGCTGATGTGTTAGGGGCTTTGGCAGTAGGCATACGACCCGTGTGGCTGAACCGCTTCGGCGCTGTCCGGCTGCTCCCTGATGTAGAAGAAATTACCGGTTTTGAGCCGCTAGCCGATGTAGTGCGCAAGATTGTGGGGGCTATGCCGGAAGCTGCCCGCGTTTAG
- a CDS encoding alpha/beta hydrolase, translating to MEQVTTEKKLVKSITKLHYQRYGDGPRVVLAFHGYGQSEGHWRSVASVLGPEVSVYSFDLFYHGQSRMTKADSPITKKRLAELLGQFLHEQKITKFSLLAFSMGAKFALTAAESFADQIEQVWLIAPDGIRTQLWYTLATSPLLMRGMLGRAVLRPQRLLGFINKLSEKRLVDPGLVRFAEWQLDSREKRLRVYRSWVGFKNLTFDLKRLASLLNHKPIPVTFFLGKYDRVIPHAGLRQFIGSLQTVNTVLLDAGHAGLIYDVASYLRRHPETRL from the coding sequence ATGGAGCAAGTAACAACGGAAAAGAAGCTCGTAAAGAGCATAACGAAGCTGCACTACCAACGCTACGGCGACGGGCCGCGGGTGGTGCTTGCTTTTCACGGCTACGGGCAGAGCGAAGGCCACTGGCGCTCGGTAGCTTCTGTGCTAGGTCCGGAGGTGAGCGTATACTCCTTCGATTTATTCTACCACGGCCAAAGCCGGATGACCAAAGCCGACTCGCCTATCACGAAGAAGCGGTTGGCCGAGCTGCTTGGGCAGTTTCTGCACGAACAGAAGATTACGAAGTTCAGCCTCCTGGCTTTTAGCATGGGCGCTAAGTTTGCCCTGACGGCAGCCGAGAGCTTTGCTGACCAAATAGAGCAAGTTTGGCTGATTGCGCCAGATGGAATTCGCACGCAGCTTTGGTACACGCTAGCTACCTCACCGCTATTGATGCGCGGCATGCTAGGCCGGGCGGTACTGCGACCACAGCGGCTGCTGGGCTTTATCAATAAGCTGAGCGAGAAACGACTAGTTGATCCGGGGCTCGTGCGCTTTGCTGAATGGCAGCTGGATAGCCGCGAAAAACGACTGCGTGTGTACCGGAGTTGGGTAGGGTTCAAAAACTTAACCTTTGACCTAAAGCGTCTGGCCTCGTTGCTGAACCACAAGCCTATACCGGTGACTTTTTTCCTGGGCAAATACGACCGAGTGATTCCGCACGCTGGCCTAAGACAGTTTATTGGGTCTTTGCAGACGGTAAACACCGTGCTGCTAGACGCAGGTCATGCAGGACTCATCTACGATGTTGCGTCGTACCTGCGCCGCCATCCGGAAACGCGGTTGTGA
- a CDS encoding response regulator: MTKKLQNIVLVDDNETTSFLNNRLLNRLAIAEQVRTFTRAEEAYEFLWGNGRQPSEAADHLPELVFVDLKMPGMDGFEFLKHYDGLPPEVKSKTVMAVLTTSMHAADTARVSQFKDVEYLTKPLTEEKMQKLLAKRFSLS, encoded by the coding sequence ATGACCAAAAAGCTTCAGAATATTGTGCTGGTAGACGACAACGAGACAACTAGCTTTCTGAATAATCGCTTGCTTAACCGCCTTGCTATTGCGGAGCAAGTACGTACGTTCACCCGCGCAGAAGAAGCCTATGAGTTCTTGTGGGGAAATGGGCGGCAGCCATCAGAGGCTGCTGACCACCTGCCCGAACTAGTTTTCGTCGACTTGAAAATGCCGGGCATGGATGGCTTTGAGTTCCTCAAGCACTACGACGGCCTGCCTCCTGAGGTGAAAAGCAAGACGGTAATGGCCGTGCTGACCACCTCCATGCACGCTGCTGATACAGCCCGCGTGTCGCAGTTTAAAGATGTAGAATACCTCACCAAGCCGCTCACCGAGGAAAAAATGCAGAAGCTGCTGGCAAAGCGGTTTTCCTTGAGCTAG
- the sucD gene encoding succinate--CoA ligase subunit alpha has protein sequence MSVLVNKDSKVIVQGFTGSEGSFHAQQMIEYGTNVVGGVTPGKGGTQHLDRPVFNTVAEAVEQAGADTSIIFVPPAFAADAIMEAADAGIKVIVTITEGIPTKDMIAVKEYLKDREGLRMIGPNCPGVMTAGECKVGIMPGFIFTKGRVGIVSKSGTLTYEAVDQLTKAGLGQTTAIGIGGDPIIGTTTKEAVELLMNDPETEGIVMIGEIGGGMEAEAARWIKENGNKKPVVGFIAGQTAPPGRRMGHAGAIVGGADDTAAAKMAIMRECGIHVVDSPAEIGDTMLRVLNG, from the coding sequence ATGAGTGTTCTGGTTAACAAGGATTCTAAAGTGATTGTGCAGGGCTTCACTGGCTCGGAAGGCTCCTTCCACGCTCAGCAAATGATTGAGTACGGCACCAACGTGGTAGGTGGTGTAACGCCCGGTAAAGGTGGCACGCAACACCTCGACCGTCCCGTGTTCAACACGGTTGCTGAAGCCGTTGAGCAAGCCGGCGCCGATACGAGCATCATCTTCGTGCCCCCGGCTTTCGCCGCCGATGCCATCATGGAAGCCGCCGACGCTGGTATTAAAGTTATTGTAACCATCACCGAAGGCATTCCGACCAAGGACATGATTGCGGTGAAAGAATACCTCAAAGACCGCGAAGGTCTGCGCATGATCGGCCCGAACTGCCCCGGCGTGATGACCGCTGGCGAGTGCAAAGTGGGTATCATGCCCGGCTTTATCTTCACGAAAGGCCGAGTTGGTATCGTGTCGAAGTCGGGTACGCTGACCTACGAAGCCGTAGACCAGCTCACCAAAGCGGGCCTAGGTCAGACGACGGCTATCGGTATTGGCGGTGACCCCATCATCGGTACCACGACGAAAGAGGCAGTAGAACTGCTCATGAACGACCCCGAAACCGAAGGCATCGTGATGATCGGTGAAATCGGTGGCGGCATGGAAGCCGAAGCGGCTCGCTGGATCAAAGAAAACGGCAACAAGAAGCCCGTTGTAGGCTTCATTGCTGGCCAAACGGCTCCTCCCGGCCGTCGCATGGGCCACGCGGGTGCTATCGTGGGCGGCGCCGACGACACGGCTGCTGCTAAGATGGCCATCATGCGTGAGTGCGGCATCCACGTAGTGGATTCGCCCGCTGAAATTGGCGACACGATGTTGCGCGTACTGAACGGCTAG